The Dendropsophus ebraccatus isolate aDenEbr1 chromosome 11, aDenEbr1.pat, whole genome shotgun sequence genomic interval GATGGTGCGGTGTAGTGAtggtcaggggcggtcttggcatttctgcccccccccctctcgacacgcactccacaacaatagaccgctgtgtgctgcccccagtagtatataccccttgtgtgcttcccctcagtagtatataccccttgtgtgcttcccccagtagtgtatagatgactgtgtgttcccctagttatatatagccccccttgtgctcccccaaaagtatatagaccccctgtgtgctgtcccagttgtatataaaccccctgtgtgctgcccccagtcgtatataccctgtgtgctgaccccagttacatataccccctgtgtgctcccccaatagtatatagaccccctgtgtgccccaccagtagtatatagacccctgtgtgctaccccagtagtatatagacccctgtgtgctaccccagtagtaaatagaccccctgtgtgctatcccagtagtatacagaccccctgtgtgctcccccagtagtatatagcccccctgtgtgttcacccacttggaaatagacctcctgtgtgttcccctagttgtatatagaccccattctgctgccccaagtagtatatagaccctgtgtgctgacccaagtagtatatagacccctctgtgaagccccagtagtctatagcccccctgtgtgctcccccagttatatagcccccctgtgtcttccctgttatatagccccactgtatgctccccccatttataaagacccccgatgtgcgctccccccattacacaggcccctgtgtgctccccctcccatatagtatataacacaataaaacaaacacttatactcacctgggtccgggcgtctcctcttctcttcactcttgtggccgcgctccccttgtcctcgcgccgatgctccagtgatgtcactgcagcaccaacaccacaaggacagagcggccacttgtgaccgcagggaaaacacttcctgcggccacaagagtgactgacaggaagggagccaatggctcccgccctgtcagtgctgctgcatgtaactgtgagcgctcattacgagtgctcatagttaaagCTCAAATCACAGCAGCCAgctgggcagcggccctgtctagcggtcttgagcacaagagaagagcgggcgtgggggcccccctggatgttgggggccctaagcgattgcttggggtgcttggtgccaaagaccgctactggtgatggtgtgctgtagtgatggtgtgctgtagtgatggtgtattgtagtgatggtgtactgtagtgatggtgtattgtagtgatggtgtattgtagtgatggtgtattgtagtgatggtgtgctgtagtgatggtgtgctgtagtgatggtgtattgtagtgatggtgtattgtagtgatggtgtgctgtagtgatggtgtattgtagtcatggtgtgctgtagtgatggtgtgctgtagtgatggtgtattgtagtgaTGGTGTGCTCTAGTGATGCTGTGCTGTAGTGATGGTGTGCTGTAGTGGTGTATtgtagtgatggtgtattgtagtgacggtgtgctgtagtgatggtgtgctgtagtggtgtattgtagtgatggtgtattgtagtgatggtgtgctgtagtggtgtattgtagtgatggtgtattgtagtgatggtgtgctgtagtgatggtgtattgtagtgatgctgtgctgtagtgatggtgtgctgtagtggtgtattgtagtgatggtgtattgtagtgacggtgtgctgtagtgatggtgtgctgtagtggtgtattgtagtgatggtgtgctgtagtgatggtgtgctgtagtggtgtattgtagtgatggtgtattgtagtgatggtgtgctgtagtgatggtgtgctttagtgatggtgtgctgtagtgatggtgtactgtagtgatggtgtactgtagtgatggtgtattgtagtgatggtgtgctgtagtgatggtgtactgtagtgatggtgtattgtagtgatggtgtattgtagtgatggtgtgctgtagtgatggtgtgctgtagtgatggtgtactgtagtgatggtgtattgtagtgatggtgtattgtagtgatgtgtgctgtagtgatggtgtactgtagtgatggtgtattgtagtgatggtgtattgtagtgatggtgtgctgtagtgatggtgtattgtagtgatgtgtgctgtagtgatggtgtattgtagtgatggtgtattgtagtggtgtattgtagtgatggtgtattgtagtgatggtgtgctgtagtgatggtgtattgtagtgatggtgtattgtagtgatggtgtgctgtagtgatggtgtattgtagtggtgtattgtagtgatggtgtattgtagtgatggtgtattgtagtgatggtgtgctgtagtgatggtgtattgtagtgatggtgtattgtagtgatggtgtattgtagtgatggtgtgctgtagtgatggtttattgtagtgatggtgtattgtagtcatggtgtgctgtagtgatggtgtattgtagtgatggtgtactgtagtgatggtgtactgtagtgatggtgtactgtagtgattgtgtattgtagtgatggtgtattgtagtgatggtgtattgtagtgatggtgtgctgtagtggtgtattgtagtgatgtgtgctgtagtgatggtgtgctgtagtgatggtgtattgtagtgatggtgtattgtagtgatggtgtattgtagtgatggtgtactgtagtggtgtattgtagtgatggtgtactgtagtgatggtgtattgtagtaATGGTGTACTGTAGTGATGGTGTGCtgtagtgatggtgtattgtagtaATGGTGTACTGTAGTGATGGTGTGCtgtagtgatggtgtattgtagtgatggtgtattgtagtgaTGGTGTACTGTAGTGATGTGTGCtgtagtgatggtgtattgtagtgatggtgtgctgtagtggtgtattgtagtgatgtgtgctgtagtgatggtgtgctgtagtgatggtgtattgtagtgatggtgtattgtagtgatggtgtattgtagtggtgtattgtagtgatggtgtgctgtagtgatggtgtactgtagtgatggtgtattgtagtgatggtgtgctgtagtgatggtgtgctgtagtgatggtgtattgtagtgatggtgtgctgtagtgatggtgtgctgtagtgatggtgtgctgtagtgatggtgtgctgtagtgatggtgtattgtagtgatggtgtattgtagtgaTGGTGTGCTGTAGTGATGTGTGCTGTAGTGATGTGTGCTGTAGTGATGGTGTAGTGATGGTGTGCTGTAGTCATGGTGTGCtgtagtgatggtgtattgtagtgatggtgtattgtagtcatggtgtgctgtagtgatggtgtattgtagtgatggtgtattgtagtgaTGGTGTACTGTAGTGATGTGTGCtgtagtgatggtgtattgtagtgatggtgtattgtagtgatggtgtattgtagtgatgtgtgctgtagtgatggtgtattgtagtgaTGGTGTACTGTAGTGATGGTCACGCATTttgcaccaataaaaaaaaaaaaaaaaattatatatatatatatatatatatatattgtgacacagtcaggggtttgttgctggatgggaggtattttcctctcagcttgtcttgctcggAGTAATACAGAGAGCgaggttcaaggactggactggagttattaagccattccaggtttttaggcattttcCCAAcatgagttagacattgacaaaaggggccaccctgttgtttccctgtctatgttccaatactcgcaaccgagtgggacttaaggggctatttatcagggtggtgtggtgctctccccatcatggaggcaccccgttggcaacaggctagagatatctggctatcctgtgttctgagactcgtaactgaggctccacggactcttgttttgcatatttaaatttttgggggcatcagtggagactcttgattgagtacttcattggaatttatttcgctgttctccttgagttcagtgattactgtgttttgttggttgattttcccaacatacaaagctgagctgggactgagggcagagagaggtggtgtgtgctcaagtctggagtactcctatgtgatctgtctaggaggactggttggactgtgttcagacacatggactgtgtacaaggcagctgctgctgtaaggtctgaaccaacacttagaacttctgttactgctttaaaggccaagctggaactgcacttatgtgtgatggcagcatgaaggtaatgctggatttttgttccatttgtttttgtagtgtgaataaacactaagatttgaactgtgaattacctgttttcctctgtctgctaccgctacctagctatacctgagcaactcccctacaataaatatatatatatatatatatatatacacagaaaaaatatattttatttcataAAAGCCACAAAATCAGCCGCCCGGATCCTGAATACGGATGAATATAATGGTGTCTGATGTAATAAGAGATGGAGGAGAGGCGCAGATGGTGAGGATCCTCTGGATCAGCCTCTCCTcatttcctttcctctttctTTCTGTTTGGATCCTGACAAGAGATGAGAGGTTTATTTATATGAAATGTTTGCGGTTTAGTTATCATTATTACTGTGCGGTCAGTGGAAGCACTCAGCATTATGTAGTCCGGATCACACACCTGTCAGAGGTTGTTAGAAAGGGGTGGTGTACCTGTTAAtgatggacttcccctttaagaattggaTACTTAGCAGCCGACTTGGAATTATGACATCACTTACCTGAGGACATCATACGTGCCCTTATGACATCACAAGgtggtaattaaaggggtttcaaCTTTAAATCAACTTTAAAATCAATttgtggcagaaagtgccagagatttgtaatttacttctatataaaaatctccagtcttccagtactcatcagttgCTTCATGTTCTgcaggcagggccgccatcaggaatttcggggccccatacaaccaaagtgtctgggccccccacattaataaaaaaataaaaatagtgtgttggccccacgccttgctgggaggtataatttggttcagatcaattctagagaactggctcatatttcccattttccccagtggcttaaaatgtaacctctgttatacagttataaaattgtagaaactaaatgtgaacaaggtgcaatgtaaatgtccccatacagacacttacttgtatagctgtctcttgtgctctgtatgcagtgcattatactcacccctgcaacgtacaatttatagcgtgtctacaagcccagcggggctcattatgatggagactaaaacttatacaagagtggggtaggggttcccctgtattcagaatgctggtgagtggtaggcaatgccccgtttggggttattgaatttcgagggtctggggggctgtttgatttgtatatgttcaccaatatccccccacccccccccccccccccccccccggtatgctcactaacatagaatatgttgataaggctaatataatgaggctgttccatgttagtgagcatatacaaatcacccccccccccaggcagactagtttagctcacccaagccagtgatagcgaatacatggcggtgagaacgctttctaggagatcctgtttgtgcagcagaggtgtctttatcctgctctgcatagaccctcgaaattcaataatcccagacggggcattgccgagcactcaccagcattctgaatacaggggaacccctaccccactcttgtataagttttagtctccatcataatgagccctgctgggcttgtagacacgctataaatggtacgttgcaagggtgaatataatgcactgcatacagagcacaagaggcagctatacaagtaagtgtctatttgaattgcaccttgttcacctttaggttctacaattttataactgtataacagaggttacattttaagccactggggaaaatgggatatatgagccagttctctagaattgatctcacacacagacaccagcacacatgtatacagacaccagcacacatgtatacacacatacagacaccagcacaccagggcacgatgaagtttgaacttctgcaacctggagaaatcacctgatatcacctgcagtcctatgtaacaccacataacacagtggtatctctgagtacagataatgtagtagatttcacctgcagtcctatgtaacagcacagataacacagtgatatctcagagtatagatcatgtagtagatgtcacctgcagtcctatgtaacagcacagataacacagtgatatccctctgagtacagataatgtagatgtcacctgcagtcctatgtaacaccacagataacacagtgatatctctgagtacagataatgtagtagtcacctgcagtcctatgtaacactacagataacacagtgatatctctgagtacagataatgtagtagtcacctgcagtcctatgtaacacaacagataacacagtgatatctctgagtacagataatgtagtagtcacctgcagtcctatgtaacacaacagataacacagtgatatctctgagtacagataatgtagtagtcacctgcagtcctatgtaacagcacagataacacagtgatatctctgagtacagataatgtagtagctgtcacctcggggcgcccctactaaatgatgttctacaaaataagaaaagtgtcatacagggactcacaggtgacgtcttctttgatctgaggcgtcactttcccttttcctctccatccggcccagacctccatgatgattccttccagatacgtttcatccccttagaacctgcgagacaaacaatttaggctccgcacatttctagcaacttcctttcctttctcccccctgtaggctcccatagtaactgcgctgtgtgggatgccccctgtatgtaggatcccctgctgtgcccccatgagctaataatgcccctagaggtacccccatgagctaataatgcccctagaggtggcccccatgaactaataatgcccccagaggtacccccatgcactaataatgcccccagagatgcccccatgaactaataatgcccccagaggtgcccccatatactaataatgcccccagaggtgcccccatatactaataatgcccccagaggtgctcccatatactaataatgcccccagagatgcccccatgagttaataatgcccccagaggtacccccatatactaataatgcccccagaggttccccccatgagctaataatgcccccagaggtgcccccatacactaataatgcccccagaggtgccccccatacactaataatgcccccaaaggtgcccccatatactaataatgcccccagaggtgcccccatatactaatgcccccagaggtgcccccatatactaatgcccccagaggtgcccccatatactaatgcccccagaggtgcccccatacactaataatgccccccagaggtgcccccatatactaatactgcccccagaggtgcccccatacactaataatgcccccatacactaataatgcccccagaggtgcccccatatactaataatgcccccagaggtgcccccatatactaatactgccccccgaggtgccctcatatactaatactgcccccagaggtgcccccatatactaataatgcccccagaggtgcccccatacactaataatgccccccaaggtgcccccatatactaatactgcccccagaggtgctcccatacactaataatgcccccagaggtgcccccatatactaataatgcccccagaggtgcccccatatactaataatgcccccagaggtgcccctaaaaaaacaaacatcctactcacctaatccgcgctgtggctgcaggcagcagctctcctcctcctcctcttcgggctccatcttgcgagccgcagggacgggacttccagcaggcgtgatgacgtcacatcctcacgcctgccggagaggtcacgtcccggcctcccataggctgctggtatgaagtgccggcagcctatgggagagaatacaggaggaggacgctgacaggtccttctcctgtattctgatcgcttcaatgttccgcccgctcaatgtgcgggcggaacatcaaagcgatcaatgcatccggagaagctgcgcggccgcagcttctcaggatgctcagaaacaggtggctagcgtagcggtcggggggcggcggccggcgggcccgccgggcccccccccccccgtgtctcttagggtccgggccccatacggcagtaccacttgtactgccctatcggcggccctgtctgcaggaagtggtgtattctctccagtgtgacacagtgctctctgctgccacctctgtccatgtcaggaactgcccagagcaggagaggttttctatagggatttgctgctgctctggacagttcttgacatggacagaggtggcagcagagagcactgtgtcagactggggagaatacaccacttcctgcaggacatacagcagctgataagtatggaaagacaggattttttggcaccagttgatttgaaagaaaacattttttggtgagctacccctttaagccttcatGTGGAGGTAGACAGGTTGATGATACACTTcacctttaaagagaatgtaattACAATCAGTttgtattttctgattgtaattttatttttgtacattattatagggcGGCCATCTTGCTTGAGCGGTTTATAACAGTATTTTgacatatgctttacagcaagtcccaTGTACAAAAGCAACATTGGATGGTGGGTGTCCCATTGACATAGTCTCTGACCTTTTAAGAGATCATTCCACAAGGAGGGGAGGCCGAGCTACGAGCTTCATCTactgtcttctctatctactggtatcAGCTGATGCGATAATTCTGTACAGATTACTTTCCAGcactctcctccttatcatcacagacagaacagactGGTTGGTTTTATCAGGGTAACCTGGCAGTAACAGATTAGTTTTCCTGCAGTGCCACCTCTGGCGAAATCAAGTATTACATGATACTCAATGAATTGCATAGCAGCATAGTGTTGTAATGCAGggacatgctgggtcctccagagatggagacactctttgtagccgCTCTCTTCTCCAGATTATTGGTGTAGATGGTAAATGAGGGGTCTTCTAAACCAGAAAGCCACCAACAAGAAAACCTAAAGTTCTCACCTTCTCCACCACTCGCAGCTTTATCTGCTTGGGGGAACTCATGTCAGGTGGGTTTAGGACCACACAGGTGTAGACTTCAGGGCTTGTCTTGTCTATTCTGATGGACACAACCTTCTCATTGATGTCTCCGGCCCAGGTGATCCGCTCCTTATGCTGGGGCTGGGTCCCGGGGTACTGGAGCCCACCGATATAATGGAAAATCTGAAGAGAAgaaaaggacagagaggtggctAAGAAGCCAAAGCAAAGAGCCTATGCTGTCCACAGATGGGGGGTATACGGCTctctattgttccctgttatcagccatctcaGGCTGCTTGTAATGTTCTTCAATGGGATGACTATCAAGGGGTCTTGGATGTGCTATTATATCAAGGGGACAAAGGGGTTAACACTGCACTAATCAATACCACGATATATAGGGATTGGAGTGGATTTCATATGCTCACAATTACAGGGGCTTCCCAAGGCAGAGATGCAGGGGCCTCCATCCTCTTCTGCAGATAGTCACCACACATCTTGCATTAAAACTCTattcagtctagacaatgctctgtgagctctacagcctggaccccagactgatacattgtacatagctagtcctactctcagctgtatccagtgtaaacaatgctctgcgagctccagactgatacattgtacatagctagtcctgctctcagctgtatccagtgtagacaatgctctgtgagctcaagactgatacattgtacacagctagtcctgttctcagctgtatccagtgtagacaatgctctgtgagctccagactgatacattgtacatagctagtcctgctttcagctctatccagtgtagacaatgctctgtgagctccagactgatacattacatagctagtcctactctcagctgtatccagtgtaaacaatgctctgcgagctccagactgatacattgtacatagctagtcccgctctcagctgtatccagtgtagacaatgctctgtgagctcaagactgatacattgtacacagctagtcctgttctcagctgtatccagtgtagacaatgctctgtgagctccagactgatacattgtacatagctagtcctgctctcagctgtatccagtgtagacaatgctctgtgagctccagactgatacattgtacatagctagtcctactctcagctgtatccagtgtaaacaatgctctgcgagctccagactgatacattgtacatagctagtcctgctctcagctgtatccagtgtagacaatgctctgtgagctccagactgatacattgtacatagctagtcctactctcagctgtatccagtgtagacaatgctctgtgcgCTCTACAGACTGCACTCCAGGCTGATACATAGAGCAGAGACATGACTTGAAGTAGGGCAATAACAGTGTTGGGGAGCACTGGACTAGAAGACATCTCTAGATCCTGCACATTACAATGTTTTACTGGTTCTAAGTTacatccagagctgtaatcacaatTCTGTTAATTTCCTGTTAGCCCAttcccctgcttgttcagtgtctgcaccAAACACATTCCAAGGGGCAGGACTGGCAATGCAGCTCTGGAAGCGACTGGAGGATACAAAAGCTACAATGAAGTTTTCGGTGTTGACATAGTGGCCAGCAGGAGGCGCTCTTACCACATTATATGGAGAATCACACCCTTGTCTTGTGTACGTCCATGTGACAGAGAAGGTGCTGCTTATCGGCTCATATGTCCTGAATACACAGGGTAATgtcgcctgccccccccccccccccacccccccccacccccccccccccccccccccgctctcaaCCTCTAACTCATCTGGTGCATAGACTTCCAAAGCCTCGGCATTGTGCTCTGCAACACAACGGATATAAGTATACACATAGCGTTCtccagatgctgcaaaactaccactcccatcaggCTCTGCATTGTGGCTACTGCAGTTCTGCAACATAGTCTATTTCTTATGTGTCCaggattgaaagaaaaaaaaaaaaaaaaaattttttcacaaacagcgcccctcttgtcttcagtttgcctggggtactgcagctctgttccatcaAACTGAATAGAGTGTAGTTGTGATACCTTACacgacaggtgtggtgctgtccTTGGAAAAAGGCAGAGCTCAAGATGGAGTTGCCAATATAATACAAGGGGAGATTATACGGCCCTATGTTTgctgtaagcgagcactgatctgcactTGCTTACCAAGCATATTACATAACTCTAAGATTTCGGCTCCAGTCACACAGGCCGGAGGGAGAGCGGCTGCCGTCACACAGGCCGGAGGGAGAGCGGCTGCCGTCACACAGGCCGGAGGGAGAGCGGCTGCCGTCACACAGGCCGGAGGGAGAGCGGCTGCCGTCACACAGGCCGGAGGGAGAGCGGCTGCCGTCACACAGGCCGGAGGGAGAGCGGCTGCCGTCACACAGGCCGGAGGGAGAGCGGCTGCCATCACgcaggctggagggagagcggctgCCGTCCCGCAGGCCGGAGGGAGAGCGGCTTCCGTCACGCAGGCCGGAGGGAGAcctggtatatagcaggcttagacagttagtgcaggagtgatgctgcataggctgcggagatacgtgccggatgttgggagtagtagtatgagaagAAACTAGCACTGCTGGGTGGACGAACttgggagtaatacttgctgtgggtacttgtagagatgagagagatatccgcacgacacccagatgagagagaagatgactccggacacttgtataggcaggcagccggttactggaacgcagcagcagaatcagtcactcttcttatggtggaaaggctgcagagacgcttctgtccccttctgagggagaggacagagcaacacaacctccttgcttgaaagccgGGGCTGAACTCtcctgtcagcaggaagtgggaagtcacatggttgctcctggccagagctagtcggccattggaggaaccatggttacagggcactggcacgtgatccacagccttgcataccactgtacaaggtaataataatacacaggagtatatatatatactaagatatacatgagaatacacataaccagggaatatcagggggaaaactagcagcagttgcagtgtgcacagttaccagaaccagcatggactaagtgatagaaatgagcacgataggagtagtagtccttgcgttctgggacactgcaagagCGGCTTCCGTCACACGGGCCGGAGGGAGAGCGGCTGCCGTCACACGGGCCGGAGGGAGAGCGGCTCCAGTCACACGGGCCGGAGGGAGAGCGGCTCCAGTCA includes:
- the LOC138768104 gene encoding myelin protein zero-like protein 1 isoform X5; this encodes MFSSSLYPACFTLQLGFFRLAAVQKHNPSRRSADAGQAAITSATLPPMSLETTSMAQIFHYIGGLQYPGTQPQHKERITWAGDINEKVVSIRIDKTSPEVYTCVVLNPPDMSSPKQIKLRVVEKDPNRKKEERK
- the LOC138768104 gene encoding myelin protein zero-like protein 1 isoform X4; this translates as MFSSSLYPACFTLQLGFFRLAAVQKHNPSRRSADAGQAAITSATLPPMSLETTSMAQIFHYIGGLQYPGTQPQHKERITWAGDINEKVVSIRIDKTSPEVYTCVVLNPPDMSSPKQIKLRVVEKVRTLGFLVGGFLV